From Aliarcobacter butzleri, the proteins below share one genomic window:
- a CDS encoding Mur ligase family protein, with the protein MKLDLKKVNLEEFLKYKTLYYDKIDFTIVRSSWNKLSAKIKLPFVIHIVGTNGKGSTGRFLAHYLHKKEFKVLHYSSPHILKFNERIWINGSDVSDENLEIAHKFLQELFEIELLEKLTYFEYTTLLAFYLSKDFDYLVLEAGLGGEFDATNVVENNISLITTIGLDHQSFLGNTVEEIASTKMRSADNKMLIGYQVFPEVLETAYKVKEQIKQQRNKDIKIIEVKEFDKYELNPKFATFLKRNLHLVIACLNELKIPLDLKLFDDTPLFGRCQKVLKNVTIDVGHNPLAALVLANEFKNKKVNLIYNSYKDKDYETVLKILKPIIKAITIIEVEDKRIVEKEELEKLIKQLELANNKTIKIEENEEYLVFGSFLVVEKFLTLIGYDANS; encoded by the coding sequence ATGAAACTTGATTTAAAAAAAGTAAATTTAGAAGAGTTTTTAAAATATAAAACTCTTTATTATGACAAGATAGATTTTACGATAGTAAGGTCTTCTTGGAATAAACTTTCAGCGAAAATAAAACTTCCTTTTGTAATTCATATTGTTGGAACAAATGGAAAAGGAAGTACAGGAAGATTTTTAGCTCATTATTTACACAAAAAAGAGTTCAAAGTTTTACACTATAGTTCACCTCATATTTTAAAATTCAATGAAAGAATTTGGATAAATGGAAGTGATGTTAGTGATGAAAATTTGGAAATTGCTCATAAATTTTTACAAGAGTTATTTGAAATAGAACTTTTAGAAAAATTAACATATTTTGAATATACAACACTATTGGCTTTTTATTTATCAAAAGATTTTGATTATTTAGTTTTAGAAGCTGGACTTGGTGGAGAGTTTGATGCAACAAATGTTGTAGAAAACAATATTTCACTAATTACAACTATTGGACTTGACCATCAAAGTTTTTTAGGAAACACAGTTGAAGAAATAGCCTCAACTAAAATGCGCTCAGCTGATAACAAAATGCTTATTGGTTATCAAGTCTTTCCTGAAGTTTTAGAAACAGCATATAAAGTAAAAGAGCAAATAAAACAGCAAAGAAACAAAGATATAAAAATCATTGAAGTTAAAGAGTTTGATAAATATGAATTAAATCCTAAATTTGCAACTTTTCTAAAAAGAAATTTACATTTAGTAATTGCTTGTTTAAATGAACTTAAAATTCCACTTGATTTAAAACTTTTTGATGATACGCCACTTTTTGGAAGATGCCAAAAAGTTTTAAAAAATGTAACTATTGATGTTGGACATAATCCACTTGCTGCATTAGTTTTAGCAAATGAGTTTAAAAATAAAAAAGTAAATCTTATTTATAACTCTTACAAAGATAAAGATTATGAAACAGTTTTAAAAATACTAAAACCTATAATTAAAGCTATTACAATAATAGAAGTTGAAGATAAAAGAATAGTAGAAAAAGAAGAGTTAGAAAAACTAATAAAACAATTAGAATTAGCAAATAATAAGACAATAAAAATAGAAGAAAATGAAGAGTATTTAGTATTTGGTTCATTTTTAGTTGTTGAAAAATTCTTAACTTTGATTGGTTATGATGCAAACTCTTGA
- a CDS encoding DEAD/DEAH box helicase: MMQTLEKRLEELYIQKTKIEEEIVFLTNQIKEKATLNQKKSFSKNEKIELFKSLFVARFDIYAKKWVSRDGSKQGFFPVTKTFQGEDYTPLTNYEIEEHLRGNLFLASYCINQKNMSKFVVFEIADEDKFKLQIALNSLNIKAYYELSSYNSLFVWVFFEEEISSKIAFNFALYLLKKANISAKTYPNKEFATKENLGNSIELPLHLKHRDKNRTVFIDMNTNKIYEDQWSVLANVSKVSKQTISNFADVPNSTNVQKDLKKIEFPLQKIEIILEDYIYIPTLNLSKSLISKLKSFATFENPQIKVLLSLRKPLFNTPKYIRSFEENENFLMLPRGLKETLIDFFNVNAVSYSFVDKRVLNKIQTKTVTFNLRPEQNEAIKEIKKSDYSICVAPPGFGKTLLGAKIFEIRACTTLIVVNKNMLLNQWVERFVDYFGYNKKDIGYLGKGFNKLNGQIDVATMQSLKNDPKIIENYSFVIVDECHHIPALTFEQIIKSFKGKYILGLSATPNRKDELQPILFQQLGEISYEYKKKKTHTNKLQIIRTQFVSNADNYATIINELCIDEDRNNLIVDIIKKNIDRKILLLTDRIEHINVLENLLQKENIDYISVHGSLNKKEQVENMNLVKTKSLILATTSYFGEGIDFPHLNTILFATPISYYGRLIQYLGRIGRGNQECLAIDFLDSKNAMLNSAYKKRLEGYKQMHYR, from the coding sequence ATGATGCAAACTCTTGAAAAAAGACTAGAAGAACTATATATTCAAAAAACTAAAATTGAAGAAGAGATAGTTTTTCTAACAAATCAGATAAAAGAAAAAGCTACTTTAAATCAAAAAAAGAGTTTTTCTAAAAATGAAAAGATTGAACTTTTTAAATCATTATTTGTTGCAAGATTTGATATTTATGCAAAAAAATGGGTTAGTCGTGATGGTTCAAAACAAGGATTCTTTCCTGTAACAAAGACTTTTCAAGGAGAAGATTATACTCCTTTAACTAATTATGAAATAGAAGAGCATTTAAGAGGAAATCTTTTTTTAGCAAGTTATTGTATAAATCAAAAAAATATGTCTAAATTTGTAGTTTTCGAAATAGCTGATGAAGATAAATTTAAACTGCAAATAGCTCTAAACTCTTTAAATATAAAAGCATATTATGAACTTAGTTCTTATAATTCACTTTTTGTTTGGGTATTTTTTGAAGAGGAAATCTCTTCAAAAATAGCTTTTAATTTTGCTTTATATCTTTTGAAAAAAGCAAATATTAGTGCAAAAACTTACCCAAATAAAGAGTTTGCAACAAAAGAGAATTTGGGAAATAGTATAGAACTGCCACTTCATTTAAAACATAGGGATAAAAATCGAACAGTTTTTATTGATATGAATACAAATAAAATTTATGAAGACCAATGGAGTGTTTTAGCAAATGTTTCAAAGGTTTCAAAACAAACGATTTCTAATTTTGCTGATGTTCCAAATTCAACAAATGTACAAAAAGATTTAAAAAAGATTGAATTTCCACTACAAAAAATTGAGATAATTTTAGAAGATTATATTTATATACCAACTTTAAATTTATCAAAATCACTAATAAGTAAATTAAAATCATTTGCAACTTTTGAAAATCCTCAAATAAAAGTTTTATTAAGTTTGCGAAAACCACTTTTTAACACTCCAAAATATATTAGGTCTTTTGAAGAGAATGAAAATTTTTTGATGCTTCCAAGAGGATTAAAAGAGACTTTAATAGATTTTTTTAATGTTAATGCAGTTTCATACTCTTTTGTTGATAAAAGAGTTTTAAATAAAATCCAAACTAAAACAGTAACTTTTAACTTACGTCCAGAACAAAACGAAGCAATAAAAGAGATTAAAAAATCTGATTACTCTATTTGTGTTGCCCCTCCTGGATTTGGAAAAACTCTACTTGGTGCAAAAATATTTGAAATAAGAGCTTGTACAACATTAATCGTTGTAAATAAAAATATGCTTTTAAATCAGTGGGTTGAAAGATTTGTTGATTATTTTGGATACAACAAAAAAGATATAGGATATTTAGGAAAAGGATTTAATAAATTAAATGGTCAAATAGATGTTGCAACAATGCAAAGTTTGAAAAATGACCCAAAAATTATAGAAAACTACTCTTTTGTGATTGTTGATGAGTGCCATCATATTCCTGCACTTACTTTTGAACAAATTATCAAAAGTTTTAAAGGTAAATACATTTTAGGACTTAGTGCAACTCCAAATAGAAAAGATGAACTTCAACCAATTTTATTTCAACAGTTAGGTGAAATATCTTATGAGTATAAAAAGAAAAAGACACATACAAATAAACTACAAATAATCAGAACGCAGTTTGTAAGTAATGCAGATAACTATGCAACTATTATAAATGAACTTTGTATTGATGAAGATAGAAATAATTTAATAGTTGACATAATAAAGAAAAATATAGATAGAAAGATTTTACTTTTAACAGATAGAATAGAACATATAAATGTTTTAGAAAATTTGTTACAAAAAGAGAATATTGATTATATAAGTGTTCATGGAAGTTTAAATAAAAAAGAGCAAGTTGAAAATATGAATTTAGTAAAAACTAAATCTCTTATTCTTGCAACAACTTCTTATTTTGGAGAAGGAATAGATTTTCCACACTTAAATACTATTCTTTTTGCAACACCAATCTCTTATTATGGACGATTGATTCAATATTTAGGAAGAATTGGAAGAGGAAATCAAGAGTGTTTGGCAATTGATTTTCTTGATTCAAAAAATGCGATGTTAAACTCTGCTTACAAAAAAAGGCTTGAAGGTTACAAACAAATGCATTATAGATAA
- a CDS encoding DUF6394 family protein: MDWGKVIYIFFSLMSLTTTAGFLYEPNAIALFIAAGVNVISTILKLGVKNLLAAELLASSLVADLHLIPSFLVLTFTNNLPLAISLAIGAIVANAFSIALALIESAKSQDKEDF; the protein is encoded by the coding sequence ATGGACTGGGGTAAAGTAATATATATTTTCTTTTCGTTAATGTCTTTGACTACAACAGCAGGTTTTTTATATGAACCAAATGCAATAGCACTGTTTATTGCCGCGGGCGTAAATGTAATTTCTACAATATTAAAGTTAGGTGTTAAAAATTTACTTGCAGCAGAGTTATTAGCTAGTTCTTTAGTGGCTGATTTACATTTAATTCCATCATTTTTAGTACTAACGTTTACAAATAATTTACCTTTAGCTATATCTTTAGCAATTGGTGCAATAGTTGCAAACGCTTTCTCAATAGCTTTAGCTTTAATAGAGAGTGCAAAAAGTCAAGATAAGGAAGATTTTTAA
- the motA gene encoding flagellar motor stator protein MotA codes for MDLSVLIGMIGAVASISIGDLMEGGNPLHVLHFSSFLIVIPTAMLSAVTATESHAISAAFKEFKMIFKKLPINFEARIDELVEYAITVKKQGVLALEKDVQNINHEFLKEALSMVIDGSKEEQIEESLEPVIEETEHYYHSASHYWLLAGETCPTMGLVGAVLGLILALQKLDNPAEMAAGIAGAFTATVTGIAGSYMFLGPWGLKMKSKGHVIVKEQQLILAAAKGMARGDAPGELKLKLTKMVTAMPLKV; via the coding sequence ATGGATTTATCAGTACTTATAGGTATGATTGGTGCGGTTGCTTCTATTTCAATTGGTGACTTAATGGAGGGAGGAAATCCTCTTCACGTTCTTCATTTTTCATCTTTTCTTATTGTTATTCCAACAGCTATGTTATCTGCTGTAACAGCGACTGAGTCACATGCAATATCTGCTGCTTTTAAAGAATTTAAGATGATATTTAAAAAGTTGCCTATAAATTTTGAAGCTAGAATTGATGAATTAGTCGAATATGCAATTACTGTTAAGAAACAAGGTGTTCTTGCTTTAGAAAAAGATGTACAAAATATAAATCATGAATTTTTAAAAGAAGCTTTGAGTATGGTTATTGATGGTTCAAAAGAAGAACAAATCGAAGAATCTTTAGAACCTGTTATAGAAGAAACAGAGCACTATTATCACAGTGCATCTCATTACTGGTTGCTTGCTGGAGAAACATGTCCTACAATGGGACTTGTTGGAGCCGTTTTAGGACTTATTTTGGCTTTACAAAAATTAGATAATCCAGCTGAAATGGCTGCAGGTATTGCAGGAGCGTTTACAGCAACTGTTACAGGGATTGCTGGTTCGTATATGTTTTTAGGTCCTTGGGGATTAAAAATGAAATCAAAAGGTCACGTTATAGTAAAAGAACAACAACTAATTTTAGCTGCAGCAAAAGGTATGGCTAGAGGTGATGCACCAGGAGAATTAAAACTAAAACTAACAAAAATGGTAACAGCAATGCCATTAAAAGTTTAA
- a CDS encoding GNAT family N-acyltransferase codes for MIDIQKEIEKKFPKIKEKENVLKKSLLKIAKKIVHEDSINQFLSQNSHLKGFDFVDAVLDYFDFDYTVSSNDLQNIPSTGKVIIIANHPLGGLDALCLLKLVGQIRKDVKILANDFLVGFEALHSLMIPLDNFKDRQSKESIKKIYEALKNEEAIIIFPAGEVSRATPKGVKDPAWNKGFLNFAKNSNSAILPIFLDAKNSKTFYTISLINKTFSTLLLSNEMFNKKSKNINIKIGQIIPSENITPKGLNKDFLVNLYKKHLYALKKGKKSFFQTQSAIAHPVSKIDLYNELKKSPLLGQTNDGKKIYLYDYVEDSIVLKELGRLREISFRKVGEGVNKKRDIDKYDVYYQHIILYDKNELEIVGAYRIGNSDMIFKEFGTKGFYSNTLFQFNDEFMFYLQNSIELGRSFVQPKYWGTRALDYLWYGIGAYVKANPNIKYMFGPVSISGAFPAIAKDMLVFYYNYYYSSEKNLVEARTPFSYSSHIHDIKEFFTLEDKKRDFKSLKIALSNIGVNVPTLYKQYSELTLDDGVKFLDFNVDKNFGDCIDSFILVEIDKIKDSMKQRYM; via the coding sequence ATGATTGATATACAAAAAGAGATAGAAAAAAAGTTTCCAAAAATAAAAGAAAAAGAAAATGTTCTAAAAAAATCGTTATTAAAAATAGCAAAAAAAATAGTTCATGAAGATTCTATAAATCAGTTCTTATCACAAAACTCTCACTTAAAAGGTTTTGATTTTGTAGATGCTGTTTTAGATTATTTTGATTTTGATTACACAGTTTCTAGTAATGATTTACAAAATATTCCATCAACAGGAAAAGTTATAATAATTGCAAATCATCCATTAGGTGGACTTGATGCTTTATGTTTATTAAAACTTGTTGGTCAAATAAGAAAAGATGTAAAGATTTTAGCAAATGACTTTTTAGTTGGATTTGAAGCTTTACACTCTCTTATGATTCCACTTGATAATTTCAAAGATAGACAATCAAAAGAGAGTATAAAAAAAATATATGAAGCTTTAAAAAATGAAGAAGCTATCATCATTTTTCCAGCAGGAGAAGTAAGTCGTGCAACACCAAAAGGAGTAAAAGATCCAGCTTGGAATAAAGGTTTTTTAAATTTTGCAAAAAATAGCAATTCGGCGATTTTACCAATATTTTTAGATGCAAAAAACTCTAAAACTTTTTATACTATTTCACTTATAAATAAAACTTTTTCAACACTTTTATTATCAAATGAGATGTTTAATAAAAAATCAAAAAATATAAATATAAAAATTGGACAAATAATCCCAAGTGAAAACATAACTCCAAAAGGTTTAAATAAAGATTTTTTAGTAAATTTATATAAAAAACATCTTTATGCACTAAAAAAAGGAAAAAAATCATTTTTCCAGACACAAAGTGCAATAGCACATCCAGTTAGTAAAATTGATTTATACAATGAACTAAAAAAGTCTCCACTTTTAGGACAAACAAATGATGGGAAAAAAATATATTTATATGATTATGTAGAAGATTCTATTGTATTAAAAGAGCTTGGAAGATTAAGAGAGATATCTTTTAGAAAAGTTGGAGAAGGTGTTAATAAAAAAAGAGATATTGATAAATACGATGTTTATTATCAACATATAATTTTATACGATAAAAATGAGTTGGAAATTGTGGGAGCTTATAGAATTGGAAACTCTGATATGATATTTAAAGAGTTTGGAACAAAAGGTTTTTATTCTAATACTTTATTCCAATTTAATGATGAATTTATGTTCTATTTACAAAACTCTATTGAACTTGGACGAAGTTTTGTGCAACCAAAATATTGGGGAACAAGAGCCTTAGATTATCTTTGGTATGGAATTGGAGCTTATGTAAAAGCAAATCCAAATATAAAATATATGTTTGGTCCAGTTTCAATTAGTGGTGCTTTTCCAGCAATTGCAAAAGATATGTTAGTTTTTTATTATAACTATTACTATTCAAGTGAAAAAAACTTGGTTGAAGCTAGAACTCCATTTTCTTATTCAAGTCATATCCATGATATAAAAGAGTTTTTTACTCTTGAAGATAAAAAACGAGATTTTAAATCTCTAAAAATTGCTTTATCAAATATTGGTGTAAATGTTCCAACTTTATACAAACAATATAGTGAACTAACACTTGATGATGGTGTAAAATTTTTAGATTTTAATGTTGATAAGAATTTTGGTGATTGTATTGATAGTTTTATTTTAGTAGAAATTGATAAAATCAAAGATAGTATGAAGCAAAGATATATGTGA
- the leuS gene encoding leucine--tRNA ligase, with protein MEYISKDIEKKWQNFWSENQSFEPSSSKTKEKKYILSMFPYPSGRIHMGHVRNYCIGDAFARHFRKSDFNVLHPIGWDSFGMPAENAAIKHKLHPKKWTYENIDYMRDELKSLGLSFSKNREFATSDELYTKWEQEFIIKMYEAGIIYRKSATVNWCPHDQTVLANEQLEEGCCWRCGTEVVQKEMPGYYIGITKYAQELLDDLEKLKEDWPSQVLTMQENWIGRSEGLEFKFDLSKESRAKLERAFTKYFVFTTRPDTIYGVSYSALAPEHPIVKYIVEKNLLPEKKIKAIKAMQKIPERDRATQEKEGIDLEIEVMHPLTGKTIPVWVANFVLSSYGGGAVMAVPAHDQRDFEFAKKYNLPIKQVIVGPDGIIENQTEAYTAEGRLIESENFTGVTNIEAKKAIIYHFEQNSFGIKKVNYKLRDWGVSRQRYWGAPIPFIHCEKCGLVPEKIENLPVALPEDVEITGEGNPLDTHPTWKHCTCPKCGEKATRETDTLDTFVQSSWYFLRYATDNKKWNEVGISKEDSDYWMDVDQYIGGIEHAILHLLYARFFTKVLRDLGYTNSSEPFKKLLTQGMVLKDGAKMSKSKGNVVDPDLIIDKYGADTARLFILFAAPPTKELEWNDSAVEGAFRFIKKFFERAENVNQNGLDNFKSIDHSALSKEEKEARKKVYEALLKSNEVFTKTYTFNTLIASCMEALNALQTQKNDSIWAEGYYILTNILEPIIPHACWELSKKLFDLKNFDGKIELKEEVFALESIILAVTVNGKKRCEIEVAPDTSKDEILVKAKIASAKWLENSEILKEIVVPNKLVNFVIKG; from the coding sequence ATGGAATATATTTCAAAAGATATTGAAAAAAAATGGCAAAATTTTTGGAGTGAAAATCAATCTTTTGAGCCAAGCAGTAGTAAAACAAAAGAGAAAAAATATATTTTAAGTATGTTTCCATATCCAAGTGGTAGAATTCATATGGGACATGTTAGAAACTACTGTATTGGTGATGCTTTTGCAAGACATTTTAGAAAATCAGATTTTAATGTTTTACACCCAATTGGTTGGGATAGTTTTGGAATGCCAGCTGAAAATGCAGCAATAAAACATAAACTTCATCCTAAAAAATGGACTTATGAAAATATTGATTATATGAGAGATGAATTAAAATCATTAGGTTTATCTTTTTCAAAAAACAGAGAGTTTGCAACTAGTGATGAACTTTATACAAAATGGGAACAAGAATTTATTATTAAAATGTATGAAGCTGGAATCATCTATAGAAAATCTGCAACTGTAAATTGGTGTCCACATGATCAAACAGTTTTAGCAAATGAACAACTTGAAGAAGGATGTTGTTGGAGATGCGGAACTGAAGTTGTACAAAAAGAGATGCCAGGATATTATATTGGTATTACAAAATATGCACAAGAACTACTTGATGATTTAGAAAAATTAAAAGAAGATTGGCCTTCACAAGTTTTAACAATGCAAGAAAATTGGATTGGAAGAAGCGAAGGTTTAGAATTTAAATTTGATTTATCAAAAGAATCAAGAGCAAAATTAGAAAGAGCTTTTACAAAATATTTTGTATTTACAACAAGACCTGATACAATTTATGGAGTTTCTTATTCTGCACTTGCTCCTGAACATCCAATAGTTAAATATATAGTTGAAAAAAATCTTTTACCAGAGAAAAAAATTAAAGCTATAAAAGCTATGCAAAAAATTCCAGAAAGAGATAGAGCAACTCAAGAAAAAGAAGGAATTGATTTAGAAATTGAAGTAATGCATCCATTAACAGGAAAAACTATTCCTGTTTGGGTTGCAAACTTTGTATTAAGTTCTTATGGTGGAGGTGCTGTTATGGCAGTTCCAGCACATGATCAAAGAGATTTTGAGTTTGCAAAAAAATATAATTTACCAATAAAACAAGTTATTGTTGGTCCTGATGGAATTATTGAAAATCAAACAGAAGCTTATACAGCAGAAGGAAGATTAATAGAGAGTGAGAATTTCACTGGAGTTACAAATATAGAAGCTAAAAAAGCAATAATTTATCATTTTGAACAAAATTCTTTTGGGATTAAAAAAGTAAATTATAAGTTAAGAGATTGGGGTGTTTCAAGACAAAGATATTGGGGAGCACCAATTCCATTTATTCATTGTGAAAAATGTGGTTTAGTTCCTGAAAAAATTGAGAATCTTCCAGTTGCATTACCTGAAGATGTTGAAATTACAGGAGAAGGAAATCCTTTAGATACTCATCCAACTTGGAAACATTGCACTTGTCCAAAATGTGGAGAAAAAGCTACTAGAGAAACTGATACTTTAGATACATTTGTTCAATCATCTTGGTACTTTTTAAGATATGCAACGGATAATAAAAAATGGAATGAAGTTGGAATATCAAAAGAAGATAGTGATTATTGGATGGATGTTGATCAATATATTGGTGGAATTGAACATGCGATTTTACACCTTTTATATGCAAGATTTTTTACAAAAGTTTTAAGAGATTTAGGATATACAAATTCAAGCGAACCATTTAAAAAACTTCTTACTCAAGGAATGGTTTTAAAAGATGGTGCAAAAATGTCAAAATCAAAAGGAAATGTAGTTGATCCTGATTTGATTATTGATAAATATGGTGCAGATACTGCAAGATTATTTATTCTTTTTGCTGCTCCTCCAACAAAAGAGTTAGAGTGGAATGATAGTGCTGTTGAAGGTGCTTTTAGATTTATAAAAAAATTCTTTGAAAGAGCAGAAAATGTAAATCAAAATGGATTAGATAATTTTAAATCAATAGACCATTCAGCTTTAAGTAAAGAAGAAAAAGAAGCAAGAAAAAAAGTATATGAGGCACTGTTAAAATCAAATGAGGTATTTACAAAAACTTATACTTTCAATACTTTAATAGCTTCTTGTATGGAAGCTTTAAATGCGCTTCAAACTCAAAAAAATGATAGTATTTGGGCAGAAGGTTATTATATCTTAACAAATATTTTAGAACCAATTATTCCTCATGCTTGTTGGGAATTATCAAAAAAACTGTTTGATTTGAAAAATTTTGATGGAAAAATTGAACTAAAAGAAGAAGTTTTTGCACTTGAATCAATAATTTTAGCAGTAACAGTAAATGGTAAAAAAAGATGCGAAATTGAAGTTGCTCCTGATACTTCAAAAGATGAAATTTTAGTAAAAGCAAAAATTGCTTCTGCTAAATGGTTAGAAAATAGTGAAATTTTAAAAGAGATTGTTGTTCCAAATAAACTTGTGAACTTTGTAATAAAAGGATAG
- the lptE gene encoding LPS assembly lipoprotein LptE, translating into MFHTKKVLLTIFSVSLAFLFVACGYKPSTYYAKKEMEGNVYVKLDVSLVDPRNSVLVKDAVTKILIQKLDSNLVDKEKDADVVMNLGISSVNLSALQYDAKGYNKLYKAQVFIRVDYYRKENGIKKSFTVDGEYDFAVDIGGTITDANRYDAITKASDQAVSEVVSRIAVQSFK; encoded by the coding sequence ATGTTTCATACAAAAAAAGTTTTATTAACTATTTTTTCTGTAAGTTTGGCTTTTTTATTTGTTGCTTGTGGATATAAACCATCAACTTATTATGCTAAAAAAGAGATGGAAGGAAATGTTTATGTAAAACTTGATGTTAGTTTAGTTGACCCTAGAAACTCTGTTTTAGTAAAAGACGCAGTTACAAAAATCTTGATTCAAAAACTAGATTCAAATTTAGTAGATAAAGAAAAAGATGCAGATGTTGTTATGAATTTAGGGATAAGTTCTGTTAATTTAAGCGCCTTACAATATGATGCTAAAGGGTATAACAAATTATATAAAGCACAAGTTTTTATAAGAGTTGACTATTATAGAAAAGAAAATGGAATAAAAAAATCATTTACAGTTGATGGAGAATATGACTTTGCTGTTGATATAGGTGGAACAATCACTGATGCAAATAGATATGATGCTATTACTAAAGCTTCTGACCAAGCTGTAAGTGAAGTAGTATCAAGAATTGCAGTACAATCTTTTAAATAG